One stretch of Schlesneria sp. DSM 10557 DNA includes these proteins:
- a CDS encoding ATP-binding protein, which produces MGFEDGIEKVVDRGADVVKNASLLVVQGVEQGARFELGDRPLAMGRDARNDIRILDNEVSRNHCTIQRVKDEFVLTDRNSSNGTLVNGVAIRSHMLVDGDQIQLGNTLLLFSNASRDSWKDNAAERVNLLRRHDPADRSSIVTHMGQEIVETSSPTRDEAADSPNSLSVLYRIAEEVARPSSSLEQSLQRTLDLTVSAVFADRGCVLLSDPQSGEIQPQVTSQRVAGVPGARMPISRTIVDYVLKTCQGVRTTDAQHDTRFDPTDSIFRAGIREAMCVPMQGRHQLMGVIYVDITTPADSFLMPREKSGGFREDQLRLLIAIGRHTALAVENNRYQHAFVKAERMAAMGQTIATLSHHIKNILQGVRGGSYLIDMGLNGHNEELVRKGWHVVEKNQNRIYNLVMDMLTFSKERKPAYQQSQLNDTVHDVFELMQARANEFAVELRFEPATNLPLCTFDPEGIHRAVLNIVTNAIDAVEGSDRALVKIETGLDPVTDMFWVGVTDNGPGIVEDQLQRIFNVFESTKGARGTGLGLAVSQKIIREHGGEITVKSRLGEGSRFLLAWPRLEDSGSAGSRTTI; this is translated from the coding sequence CGCATTCTCGACAACGAAGTCTCCCGAAATCACTGTACGATCCAGCGCGTCAAAGACGAGTTCGTGCTGACGGATCGCAACAGCTCCAACGGAACGCTCGTCAACGGTGTGGCGATTCGCTCACACATGCTTGTGGACGGAGACCAGATACAGCTTGGTAATACGCTGCTGCTCTTCAGCAACGCTTCTCGCGACAGTTGGAAAGACAATGCGGCGGAACGGGTGAACCTGCTGCGTCGCCACGATCCGGCCGACCGTTCCAGCATTGTCACTCACATGGGCCAGGAGATTGTCGAGACGAGTTCGCCGACTCGCGATGAGGCGGCCGACTCGCCCAACAGTCTTTCGGTTCTCTACCGTATCGCGGAAGAGGTGGCTCGCCCCTCTTCGTCGCTGGAGCAGTCGCTGCAGCGGACGCTGGATCTGACGGTCTCGGCGGTGTTCGCGGATCGAGGATGCGTGCTGTTGTCGGATCCTCAGTCCGGAGAAATCCAGCCGCAGGTCACCAGTCAGCGGGTGGCGGGCGTTCCCGGGGCACGCATGCCGATCTCGAGAACGATCGTCGATTACGTGTTAAAGACGTGCCAGGGGGTCCGGACGACCGACGCTCAGCATGATACCCGGTTTGACCCGACGGACAGTATTTTCCGGGCGGGGATCCGTGAGGCGATGTGTGTTCCCATGCAGGGGCGGCATCAGCTGATGGGCGTGATCTACGTGGACATCACGACTCCGGCAGACTCGTTCCTGATGCCGCGGGAAAAGTCGGGTGGCTTTCGGGAAGATCAACTGAGGCTGCTCATTGCGATTGGTCGGCATACGGCACTGGCTGTGGAGAACAATCGTTATCAGCATGCCTTCGTCAAAGCCGAACGGATGGCGGCGATGGGGCAGACGATTGCGACCCTCAGCCACCACATCAAGAACATCCTGCAGGGCGTGCGGGGTGGAAGCTACCTGATCGATATGGGGCTGAATGGTCACAACGAAGAACTGGTCCGCAAGGGCTGGCACGTTGTCGAGAAGAACCAGAATCGCATCTACAACCTCGTAATGGACATGCTGACGTTCAGTAAAGAACGAAAGCCGGCCTACCAGCAGTCACAGCTCAACGACACCGTGCATGACGTGTTCGAGTTGATGCAGGCGCGGGCGAATGAGTTTGCGGTGGAGCTGCGGTTTGAGCCGGCGACGAACCTCCCTCTGTGCACCTTTGATCCCGAGGGGATTCATCGGGCCGTCCTCAACATTGTGACCAACGCGATCGACGCGGTGGAAGGGTCTGACCGGGCACTGGTGAAGATTGAAACGGGGCTGGATCCCGTGACAGATATGTTCTGGGTTGGTGTCACCGACAATGGACCGGGGATTGTGGAAGACCAGCTCCAGCGAATCTTTAATGTCTTTGAGTCGACCAAGGGGGCGCGAGGAACAGGTCTAGGGCTTGCGGTCAGTCAGAAGATCATTCGTGAGCACGGGGGAGAAATCACCGTGAAAAGCCGGCTGGGTGAGGGGTCTCGCTTCCTGCTGGCCTGGCCACGACTGGAAGACTCGGGCTCCGCGGGATCGCGAACGACGATCTGA